One Malus sylvestris chromosome 14, drMalSylv7.2, whole genome shotgun sequence DNA segment encodes these proteins:
- the LOC126600162 gene encoding DNA glycosylase/AP lyase ROS1-like, translating into MGEEGGDRSSCCWMPPTPYRPIVPRPEPKLQPEIATASRPLAFGVEETQENRVVIDLDPDPEEESGFVYHGAGAGAGAGVESSTDAYFCRVAQWRDVPCKELMILAVASANDGSGGAVLGDTQHEYSFPDNHPYDLNVPPPTTYGQFAPITPDKSMRVDSVQMSQIPSSNADDGRGQEIEEQWDANSATINIIDLENNKDIEKSAVDSSQATFSTQLQEHCNPDKEVNIIIDLNNTPQPKQRRRKHRPKVIIEGKPKRNPQPSGSMENPKPKRKYVRKSTLEKNKTPPPQESTEHIDSNNLKPPKRSCRRTLNYADTEETIDGISSSKSFNVGSQSQEMNVGTDGVQSNSTGPCRNEVELVADNTQAGIAQDLVRSTSRMLKHYLSLPDQQPPVTPQQIRGSTTYVNSQKEAAEEKGQMSTCSGQANTAQTMLDCDTRSSQRSANDSTCSTTTVLATEEEQAKRSERNYLNAVEQAYPRTGNLFGANYNNLPAYYNVMSWVHFPYIYKKKRTDKAQNSTIPSTSYRVTMAENVWRPSTAGYLTSGPQVNADNFSTALGEAGKTPQERPQGVHRFLPLYQTERSTKRRSSCPTRVRDLASLTRTPEHILHRTCLVKQPPTDGNGQRVNHFDGSQTCIDALVTDVGATLAKKKRTKRNPLSSSQRGLVIYQNQQSFATASGVPPEVPFEQLLSAITEHLKCLNINRENSSRFAYQGYNVISSYKAQYQEHNALVLYRRDGTVVPFDGSFDPIKKRKARPKVDLDQETDRVWKLLLENINSEGINGTDQEKEKWWEEERRVFHGRADNFIARMHLVQGDRRFSPWKGSVLDSVVGVFLTQNVSDHLSSSAFMSMAAHFPLKSRSNEKSCDEDVASFVVDEPEVCLSENSNQPGCDWSSLTFHDAEHSEEKVVNGNENSGSTTEGISTNEAECKLSHPSESGPGLYPNSLMNKSTTKITRTGSYLQEDMRTYDGVSSQNSVDSSTSQTVEKTGSCESNSETEYPPNRCENSSLDHSTSFVELLQRAESSMLHYSLKGTYMSSHDTSNCGGYQPECMQHNDQRCEINREEASLDPSSNCCLNLTPNPGVRQVECFDLFAEVTESSYTSKNKWEDSLSERSVLTAESPSQDTINNKLTANVQETPRCSRNSSNNIQAGNNMAQSQLGWVGNLNNVDIHSQEQNNKIQQSRLNVSGGTTDVRQKAAELGLNEQSNSVSKEFTSTNAATSKTKNRRAGKENKDQQDWDKLRKQAESNGKKREKTENTMDSLDWEAVRCADVNEIAQTIKERGMNNMLAERIKDFLNRLHREHGSVNLEWLRDVPPDQAKEYLLSFRGLGLKSVECVRLLTLHHLAFPVDTNVGRIAVRLGWVPLQPLPESLQLHLLELYPVLESIQKYLWPRLCKLDQRTLYELHYQMITFGKVFCTKSKPNCNACPLRAECRHFASAFASARLALPGPEEQSIVSATEDRTTHPNPARINNRMPLPFPQATYQQLEASQKSEVKSTAGHCEPTTYHQLEVSEISEVKAAVGNCEPIVEEPASPEPVCTQISEDIEDFCDDPDEIPTIKLNIEEFTQTLQNYMEKNMELQEGDMSKALVSLTPEAASLPTPKLKNVSRLRTEHQVYELPDTHPLLEMLHMDKREPDDPCNYLLAIWTPGETPNSIQPPEKRCGSQELGKLCDDKECFSCNSSREANSQTVRGTLLIPCRTAMRGSFPLNGTYFQVNEVFADHDSSINPIDVPRAWLWKLNRRTVYFGTSIPTIFKGLSTPEIQQCFWRGFVCVRGFHQKTRAPRPLLARLHFPASKLARTKDKREE; encoded by the exons ATGAATATTCGTTCCCTGACAACCATCCTTATGATCTGAATGTTCCACCTCCGACTACATATGGCCAATTTGCACCTATAACACCAGATAAGTCCATGAGAGTAGACAGTGTTCAAATGTCTCAAATTCCGAGCTCCAACGCAGACGATGGACGAGGCCAGGAGATAGAAGAGCAATGGGATGCTAATTCTGCGACAATTAACATAATTGATCTGGAAAACAATAAGGATATAGAAAAATCTGCCGTGGATTCATCACAAGCTACTTTCTCCACGCAGCTCCAGGAACATTGCAACCCTGACAAGGAGGTGAACATCATTATAGACTTGAACAATACACCACAACCAAAACAAAGAAGGAGAAAGCACAGGCCGAAGGTGATTATAGAAGGCAAGCCAAAAAGAAACCCACAGCCTTCTGGTTCTAtggaaaatccaaaacccaaacGTAAGTATGTGCGGAAGAGTACACTCGAGAAAAACAAAACTCCTCCACCACAGGAATCTACAGAGCATATTGATTCAAATAATCTGAAGCCTCCGAAGAGATCATGCAGAAGGACTTTAAACTATGCCGACACAGAAGAAACAATAGATGGAATTTCCTCAAGCAAGTCTTTCAATGTGGGTTCACAATCACAGGAGATGAATGTTGGCACCGATGGAGTTCAATCAAATTCAACTGGACCGTGCAGGAATGAAGTTGAATTGGTGGCAGATAACACCCAAGCAGGCATAGCCCAAGATCTCGTCCGTTCTACAAGCCGAATGCTGAAACATTACTTGTCATTGCCAGACCAGCAACCTCCAGTCACACCACAACAAATTAGAGGTTCTACTACATATGTTAATTCCCAAAAGGAGGCTGCAGAAGAAAAAGGACAAATGAGCACTTGTAGTGGACAGGCAAACACTGCACAAACCATGTTGGATTGTGACACTCGATCATCCCAACGAAGTGCAAATGATTCCACCTGCAGCACAACTACAGTTCTGGCAACAGAAGAAGAGCAAGCAAAAAGATCAGAGAGAAACTATTTGAATGCTGTTGAGCAAGCATATCCTAGAACTGGAAATTTGTTCGGGGCTAACTATAATAATTTGCCGGCATACTACAATGTAATGTCCTGGGTGCATTTTCCATACATATACAAGAAGAAGAGGACCGACAAGGCGCAAAATTCTACCATACCAAGCACCTCATATCGTGTGACTATGGCAGAAAATGTATGGAGACCATCGACAGCTGGCTACTTGACTTCTGGTCCTCAAGTGAATGCTGATAATTTTTCAACTGCACTTGGAGAAGCAGGAAAAACCCCTCAGGAGAGACCGCAAGGTGTTCACCGTTTCCTGCCTTTGTATCAGACAGAGAGGTCAACAAAGAGAAGATCTAGTTGCCCTACAAGGGTCCGTGACTTAGCTTCCCTAACCAGAACACCAGAGCACATTCTGCACAGAACCTGTCTCGTCAAACAACCACCCACTGATGGCAATGGTCAAAGAGTGAACCACTTTGACGGATCTCAGACATGCATTGACGCGCTAGTCACAGACGTCGGTGCAACACTCGCAAAAAAGAAGAGGACAAAGAGAAATCCACTTTCCAGTTCACAACGAGGTCTTGTAATATATCAGAACCAGCAATCTTTCGCCACTGCATCAG GTGTTCCTCCAGAAGTACCATTTGAACAACTGCTTTCTGCTATTACTGAGCACTTAAAATGTTTGAACATAAATAGAGAAAATAGCAGCAGATTTGCCTATCAAGGGTATAATGTGATCTCTTCTTATAAGGCACAATATCAAGAGCACAATGCACTTGTTCTTTATAGAAGAGATGGCACTGTTGTACCATTTGATGGTTCTTTTGATCCAATTAAGAAACGTAAAGCACGACCTAAAGTTGACCTTGATCAAGAGACTGATAGAGTATGGAAGCTTCTGCTGGAAAATATAAATAGTGAAGGTATTAATGGAACAGACCaggagaaagaaaaatggtgGGAAGAAGAGCGTAGAGTGTTCCATGGACGTGCAGACAATTTTATTGCACGAATGCATCTTGTGCAAG GTGATAGACGCTTCTCTCCGTGGAAGGGATCAGTTCTGGACTCAGTGGTTGGAGTTTTCCTTACACAAAATGTCTCAGACCACCTCTCTAG CTCTGCATTCATGTCAATGGCTGCACATTTTCCCCTGAAGTCAAGGAGCAACGAAAAATCATGTGATGAAGACGTTGCGAGCTTCGTAGTAGATGAACCAGAAGTGTGCCTTAGTGAGAATTCAAACCAGCCAGGTTGTGACTGGAGTTCCCTCACGTTCCATGATGCTGAGCATAGTGAAGAAAAAGTTGTCAATGGAAATGAGAACTCTGGAAGCACTACTGAAGGTATCTCAACAAATGAAGCAGAATGCAAGCTATCACATCCATCTGAATCTGGTCCGGGGTTGTACCCTAACTCATTAATGAACAAATCAACCACCAAGATCACAAGAACAGGATCGTACCTGCAGGAGGATATGAGAACTTATGATGGAGTTTCATCTCAAAATTCTGTGGATTCTTCAACTTCACAAACTGTGGAAAAGACAGGATCATGCGAGAGCAACTCAGAAACAGAGTATCCACCTAATAGATGTGAAAACAGCAGTTTAGATCACTCCACTTCGTTTGTGGAGCTTTTACAGAGGGCCGAATCAAGTATGCTGCATTACAGTCTCAAGGGGACCTATATGTCCTCTCATGACACATCAAACTGTGGAGGTTACCAACCTGAATGTATGCAGCATAATGATCAAAGATGTGAGATAAACAGAGAAGAAGCATCCCTAGACCCTTCCAGTAACTGTTGTTTGAATCTAACCCCCAACCCAGGAGTACGGCAAGTTGAGTGCTTTGATTTGTTCGCAGAAGTAACCGAGTCTTCTTATACATCCAAAAATAAATGGGAAGACAGTCTGAGTGAAAGAAGTGTACTAACAGCAGAATCTCCCAGTCAAGATACAATAAATAATAAGCTGACAGCAAATGTTCAAGAAACACCAAGATGttccagaaattcgtccaataACATTCAGGCAGGCAATAATATGGCCCAGTCTCAACTCGGGTGGGTTGGGAACTTGAATAATGTTGACATACATTCtcaggagcaaaacaataagaTACAGCAAAGTCGCTTGAACGTTTCTGGAGGGACCACAGATGTTAGGCAGAAGGCAGCAGAGTTGGGTTTAAATGAGCAGAGTAATTCAGTAAGCAAGGAGTTCACTAGTACAAATGCTGCTACCTCCAAAACAAAGAACAGAAGAGCTGGAAAAGAGAACAAAGATCAACAAGATTGGGACAAATTAAGGAAACAAGCAGAATCAAAtggaaagaaaagggaaaagacaGAAAATACAATGGATTCCTTGGACTGGGAAGCCGTAAGATGTGCAGATGTTAATGAGATTGCCCAAACCATCAAAGAGCGGGGAATGAATAATATGCTTGCAGAACGAATAAAG GATTTCCTTAACCGACTGCACAGAGAACATGGTAGTGTTAATCTTGAATGGTTGAGGGACGTTCCACCTGACCAAGCAAA AGAGTATCTGCTGAGCTTTCGTGGATTGGGGCTGAAAAGTGTGGAGTGTGTGAGGCTTTTGACACTGCACCATCTTGCTTTTCCG GTGGACACAAATGTTGGACGTATAGCTGTACGGCTTGGATGGGTACCCCTTCAGCCACTGCCTGAGTCACTGCAGTTGCATCTTCTTGAATT GTACCCAGTGCTGGAGTCCATACAAAAGTATTTGTGGCCACGACTGTGCAAGCTTGACCAAAGAACATT GTACGAGCTGCATTACCAAATGATAACATTTGGAAAG GTCTTCTGCACTAAAAGCAAGCCGAATTGTAATGCATGCCCTCTGAGAGCAGAATGTAGGCATTTTGCGAGTGCATTTGCGAG TGCGAGGCTTGCCCTGCCGGGACCAGAGGAGCAAAGCATAGTGAGTGCAACTGAAGACAGAACTACCCATCCAAACCCTGCTCGGATCAACAATAGAATGCCCTTGCCCTTCCCTCAGGCAACATACCAGCAATTGGAAGCAAGTCAGAAATCAGAAGTAAAATCTACAGCTGGTCATTGTGAACCTACAACATACCATCAATTGGAAGTAAGCGAGATATCAGAAGTAAAAGCTGCAGTTGGTAACTGTGAACCTATTGTTGAAGAACCAGCATCACCAGAGCCAGTGTGTACACAGATATCAGAGGACATTGAGGACTTCTGTGATGATCCTGATGAAATTCCTACTATTAAACTTAACATTGAAGAGTTCACTCAGACTTTGCAAAATTATATGGAAAAAAACATGGAGCTTCAAGAAGGTGACATGTCAAAAGCTTTAGTCTCTCTGACACCAGaagctgcatctttaccaactcCCAAGCTTAAGAACGTGAGCCGATTGCGAACTGAGCACCAAGT CTATGAACTTCCTGATACGCACCCTCTTCTAGAAATG TTGCATATGGATAAGCGAGAACCTGATGACCCGTGTAATTACCTTCTGGCTATTTGGACTCCAG GTGAAACTCCAAATTCCATTCAACCACCAGAGAAAAGGTGTGGTTCTCAAGAACTTGGCAAGTTGTGTGACGATAAGGAATGTTTCTCATGCAACAGTTCACGGGAAGCAAATTCACAAACAGTCCGAGGGACTCTCTTG ATACCATGCCGAACAGCAATGAGAGGGAGCTTTCCACTTAACGGAACCTACTTTCAAGTTAACGAG GTATTTGCCGACCATGATTCGAGCATTAACCCAATTGATGTTCCAAGAGCTTGGTTGTGGAAGCTAAATAGGAGAACCGTGTACTTCGGAACCTCGATACCAACAATATTTAAAG GGTTATCGACACCAGAAATTCAGCAATGCTTCTGGAGAG GATTTGTCTGCGTGAGAGGATTTCACCAAAAGACTCGAGCACCGCGCCCATTACTGGCCCGACTGCACTTCCCAGCCAGCAAGTTGGCCAGAACAAAAGATAAGAGAGAGGAGTAG